The following proteins are encoded in a genomic region of Magallana gigas chromosome 1, xbMagGiga1.1, whole genome shotgun sequence:
- the LOC136275720 gene encoding uncharacterized protein, with the protein MALSVKKEDNFKIREFESDDDMLDPFIKRKVPENILGQLAGELLLEKEKSFFTSGVVGVLCIGTKVFITFLEIDADHYSHILETGKANEDDEATIHYTKPFDYMKADERDQLLEVLFWFAELQQSIREPENSTSDSD; encoded by the exons ATGGCCTTGTCC gtaaaGAAAGAGGACAACTTCAAGATAAGAGAATTTGAATCAGATGACGACATGCTTGATCCATTTATCAAACGGAAAGTtccagaaaatattttaggtCAACTTGCGGGAGAACTACTATTAGAGAAAGAGAAATCATTTTTTACATCAGGCGTGGTTGGAGTACTATGCATTGGAACCAAA GTTTTTATTACGTTCTTAGAAATTGATGCTGATCACTATTCTCACATTCTGGAAACGGGTAAAGCCAATGAAGACGATGAAGCAACAATACACTACACCAAACCTTTTGATTATATGAAAGCTGATGAACGAGATCAGCTTTTAGAAGTATTGTTTTGGTTTGCGGAATTACAACAGAGTATCCGAGAACCAGAAAATTCTACCAGTGATTCGGACTAA